One window from the genome of Rhodococcus sp. ABRD24 encodes:
- a CDS encoding AMP-binding protein yields MDLERTTIAEMLLDRLGDERLGVRTREQDWTWDEVVRESAARGALSLSLRVDGPFHIGVLLENVPDFLFWLGGAALTGGTIVGINPTRGAVELEAEIRYVDCQLIVSDAAGMEKLRGLDLGLAEDRFILIDAPDYRERLDDHRVEPAVADGIDEFSLFLLLFTSGTTGMSKAVKCSQGRLARIAHANTAKYGHHRDDIDYCPMPLFHGNALMALWAPALANGATVCLPEARKFSASGFMPDVKFFGATFFTYVGKTLAYLMATPEHPGDGDNQLERGFGTEASPEDKAEFVRRFGAELHEGYGSSEGAGSVQLDAEAPAGALGRPAHAGIAVVNPETREECVRAILDKHGRVLNPDEAIGEMIDKDGARAFEGYYKNDAADADRIKHGWYWTGDLGYVDEAGFIYFAGRKGDWIRVDGENTSALMIERVLRRHPQVIATGVYAIPDPRSGDQVMAAVELESLEEFDPAEFASFLSGQADLGSKATPRFVRVSTNLPMTGSNKVLKRELQAELWRTGDPVFRWEGRGAPAYKQMTDEDKRALESEFAAHSRQRFLGS; encoded by the coding sequence ATCGACTTGGAACGGACCACGATCGCCGAGATGCTGCTCGACCGGCTGGGCGACGAGCGCCTGGGCGTCCGGACCCGCGAGCAGGATTGGACATGGGACGAGGTGGTTCGCGAGAGTGCCGCGCGCGGCGCCCTCTCATTGTCGCTGCGCGTCGACGGCCCGTTCCATATCGGTGTCCTGCTCGAGAACGTTCCGGACTTCCTGTTCTGGCTCGGCGGGGCCGCGCTGACCGGTGGCACGATCGTCGGTATCAATCCCACCCGCGGCGCGGTGGAGCTCGAGGCCGAAATCCGTTACGTCGATTGCCAATTGATCGTCAGTGACGCTGCGGGTATGGAGAAGCTTCGAGGCCTCGACCTCGGCCTCGCCGAGGACCGTTTCATCCTGATCGACGCCCCGGACTACCGGGAGCGGCTCGACGACCACCGCGTCGAGCCCGCCGTCGCCGACGGGATCGACGAGTTCTCGCTGTTCCTGCTGCTGTTCACATCGGGTACTACGGGAATGTCGAAGGCCGTCAAATGCAGTCAGGGCCGGCTCGCCCGGATCGCGCACGCGAACACTGCGAAGTACGGGCATCACCGCGACGACATCGACTACTGCCCGATGCCGCTCTTCCACGGAAACGCGCTCATGGCATTGTGGGCGCCCGCGCTCGCCAACGGGGCTACGGTGTGCCTGCCGGAGGCTCGCAAGTTCTCGGCGTCGGGTTTCATGCCGGACGTGAAATTCTTCGGCGCCACGTTCTTCACGTACGTCGGAAAGACGCTCGCCTATTTGATGGCGACGCCGGAGCATCCGGGCGACGGCGACAACCAGCTCGAGCGCGGCTTCGGCACCGAGGCCTCGCCCGAGGACAAGGCCGAGTTCGTGCGCCGCTTCGGTGCGGAACTGCACGAGGGTTACGGCTCGAGCGAGGGGGCCGGCTCGGTGCAACTCGACGCCGAGGCCCCCGCAGGAGCGCTGGGCCGCCCCGCGCATGCCGGCATCGCCGTCGTGAACCCGGAGACTCGGGAGGAATGCGTCCGCGCGATTCTCGACAAGCACGGCCGGGTGCTGAATCCGGACGAGGCTATCGGCGAGATGATCGACAAGGACGGCGCCCGCGCGTTCGAGGGCTACTACAAGAATGACGCCGCCGACGCCGACCGGATCAAGCACGGCTGGTACTGGACCGGCGATCTCGGCTACGTCGACGAGGCCGGCTTCATCTACTTCGCCGGTCGCAAGGGTGACTGGATCCGCGTCGACGGTGAGAACACGTCCGCGCTGATGATCGAGCGCGTACTGCGCCGGCACCCGCAGGTCATCGCAACCGGCGTGTACGCGATCCCGGACCCGCGTTCGGGCGACCAGGTGATGGCGGCGGTCGAGCTGGAGTCGCTCGAGGAGTTCGATCCTGCCGAGTTCGCGTCGTTCCTGTCCGGCCAGGCCGACCTGGGCAGCAAGGCCACCCCGCGGTTCGTCCGGGTGTCGACGAACCTGCCGATGACCGGATCCAACAAGGTACTCAAGCGCGAGCTGCAGGCGGAGCTGTGGCGTACTGGTGATCCGGTGTTTCGCTGGGAGGGCCGCGGTGCGCCCGCCTACAAGCAGATGACCGACGAGGACAAGAGGGCGCTCGAGTCCGAGTTCGCCGCCCACAGCCGCCAGCGCTTCCTGGGCTCCTGA
- a CDS encoding PaaI family thioesterase: MNVGDHPTSHTHPHGTVLTSAPQEAPVDRATAAARRVIDAMLRTDRGNANLDRVAEELDSIADHLEEHAPEVAERMIDMWSGEGVTRHDPITGPENAIAPPLVLEGFGDGSVQGVVTLNLPYQGPPGCVHGGVSALILDHVLGVANAWGGKAGMTAQLNVRYHKPTPLFELLTVTGKQISVEGRKIHTIGDIKNAAGEVCVSVEGLFIDAAVPRPR; this comes from the coding sequence GTGAACGTCGGTGATCACCCGACCTCCCATACCCATCCTCACGGCACGGTGCTGACATCGGCGCCGCAGGAGGCTCCGGTGGACCGGGCGACCGCTGCGGCCCGACGGGTGATCGATGCGATGCTGCGTACCGACCGAGGTAACGCGAACCTCGATCGTGTTGCGGAGGAACTCGACAGCATCGCCGACCATCTCGAGGAACATGCCCCCGAGGTGGCCGAGCGGATGATCGACATGTGGAGCGGTGAAGGCGTCACCCGGCACGATCCGATCACCGGACCGGAGAACGCGATCGCGCCACCGCTCGTGCTCGAGGGGTTCGGGGACGGGTCGGTGCAGGGTGTCGTGACGCTGAACCTGCCGTACCAGGGCCCGCCCGGGTGCGTGCACGGTGGCGTCTCGGCGTTGATCCTCGATCACGTGCTCGGTGTAGCGAACGCATGGGGCGGCAAGGCCGGCATGACCGCACAGCTGAACGTGCGTTACCACAAGCCGACCCCGCTGTTCGAACTGTTGACCGTCACCGGCAAGCAGATATCGGTGGAGGGACGCAAGATTCACACAATTGGCGATATCAAGAACGCCGCCGGCGAGGTTTGCGTCTCGGTCGAGGGTTTGTTCATCGACGCAGCGGTGCCGCGTCCGCGCTAG
- the ilvD gene encoding dihydroxy-acid dehydratase, with protein MTTSKDSPTPDIKPRSRDVTDGLEKTAARGMLRAVGMGDDDWDKPQIGIGSSWNEITPCNLSLDRLAKACKDGVFAGGGYPLEFGTISVSDGISMGHEGMHFSLVSREVIADSVETVMQAERLDGSVLLAGCDKSLPGMLMAAARLNLANVFLYAGSILPGIAKLSDGTEKEVTIIDAFEAVGACSRGLMSRADVDAIERAICPGEGACGGMYTANTMACAAEALGMSLPGSAAPPATDRRRDGFARRSGQAVVELLRRGITTSDILTKEAFENAIAVVMAFGGSTNAVLHLLAIAHEAEVPLTLDDFARVGARVPHLADVKPFGRHVMIDVDRIGGVPVIMKALLDAGLLHGDCLTVTGRTLAENLAEIDPPDPDGKVLRALSSPIHPTGGITILKGSLAPGGAVVKSAGFDSSIFTGTARVFDRERAAMDALEDGTITAGDVVVIRYEGPKGGPGMREMLAITAAIKGAGLGKDVLLLTDGRFSGGTTGLCVGHVAPEAVDAGPIAFVRDGDRISLDVANGVLDLLVDEKELATRRSGWEPLPPRYTRGVLAKYTKLVGSASDGAVCG; from the coding sequence TCGGCATGGGTGATGACGACTGGGACAAGCCTCAGATCGGCATCGGATCGTCGTGGAACGAGATCACCCCGTGCAACCTGTCGCTGGACCGGCTCGCCAAAGCCTGCAAGGACGGGGTGTTCGCGGGCGGCGGCTACCCGCTCGAGTTCGGCACCATCTCGGTCTCCGACGGCATCTCGATGGGGCACGAGGGCATGCATTTCTCGCTGGTCTCCCGCGAGGTGATCGCCGACAGCGTCGAGACCGTCATGCAGGCCGAGCGGCTCGACGGCTCGGTGCTGCTCGCCGGCTGCGACAAATCGCTACCCGGGATGCTGATGGCCGCCGCGCGACTGAATCTGGCCAACGTCTTCCTCTACGCCGGATCGATCCTGCCGGGCATCGCGAAGCTGTCCGACGGCACCGAGAAGGAAGTGACCATCATCGACGCGTTCGAGGCGGTGGGCGCGTGCTCGCGGGGCCTGATGAGCCGCGCCGATGTCGACGCAATCGAACGGGCGATCTGCCCCGGCGAGGGCGCGTGCGGCGGCATGTACACCGCCAACACGATGGCGTGCGCCGCGGAGGCACTGGGGATGTCTCTGCCCGGCAGCGCGGCTCCCCCGGCCACCGACCGGCGGCGAGACGGCTTCGCCCGTCGCAGTGGGCAGGCCGTCGTCGAGCTACTGCGCCGCGGGATCACCACGTCGGACATCCTCACCAAAGAGGCGTTCGAGAATGCGATCGCCGTCGTCATGGCGTTCGGCGGCTCCACCAACGCCGTCCTGCACCTACTTGCGATCGCGCACGAGGCCGAGGTGCCGCTCACGCTCGACGACTTCGCCCGCGTCGGCGCCCGCGTCCCGCACCTCGCGGACGTCAAACCGTTCGGCCGCCACGTCATGATCGACGTCGACCGAATCGGCGGCGTGCCGGTCATCATGAAGGCACTGCTCGACGCCGGGCTGCTGCACGGCGACTGCCTCACCGTCACCGGCCGGACGCTGGCCGAAAATCTCGCCGAGATCGACCCGCCGGACCCCGACGGCAAGGTGCTGAGGGCGCTGAGTTCCCCGATCCATCCCACCGGCGGCATCACGATCTTGAAGGGTTCTCTCGCACCGGGCGGCGCGGTGGTGAAGTCGGCCGGATTCGATTCGTCCATCTTCACCGGCACCGCACGCGTTTTCGACCGCGAGCGTGCCGCGATGGATGCGCTCGAGGACGGCACCATCACTGCGGGCGACGTCGTAGTGATCCGCTACGAGGGCCCCAAGGGCGGCCCGGGGATGCGGGAGATGCTCGCGATCACCGCCGCGATCAAGGGGGCCGGGCTCGGCAAGGACGTCCTACTGCTCACCGACGGACGCTTCTCCGGCGGAACCACCGGACTGTGTGTGGGCCACGTCGCACCCGAGGCGGTGGACGCCGGTCCCATCGCCTTCGTCCGGGACGGGGACCGCATCAGTCTCGACGTCGCGAACGGGGTGCTCGATCTACTGGTGGACGAGAAGGAGCTCGCCACCCGCCGCAGCGGATGGGAGCCCCTTCCACCTCGCTACACGCGAGGCGTCCTCGCGAAGTACACCAAGCTCGTCGGGTCGGCGTCCGACGGCGCCGTGTGCGGTTGA
- a CDS encoding DUF6319 family protein, with amino-acid sequence MPPRSRSGAGSSTPEHLTADNLETLAAAVADGRRATVYLREATPSLGIEAGCSAKVVSVEGNTVTIRPKGVNDELPFEAEELRMTRKAPEPAGKPAAPRRAGRVAVPRTAAPAPAVPQRTAPPTAPAPTPAAAAKAPATAAPAPPVSPVPASAGAPASRRPRKAQGGVSVTIHAGPENEWTVTLAHGAKRPSKAVPVSPDAVDRAVRELGDPQVLEAVQSVILAAREAAEQRIAALSKELEDARRTLAALGATP; translated from the coding sequence ATGCCGCCCCGCAGCCGTTCCGGCGCAGGTTCGTCCACCCCGGAACACCTCACCGCGGACAACCTCGAGACGCTCGCCGCCGCCGTTGCCGACGGCAGACGGGCCACCGTGTACTTGCGTGAAGCCACGCCAAGTCTCGGAATCGAAGCTGGTTGCTCGGCGAAAGTTGTTTCTGTCGAGGGGAATACGGTGACAATTCGGCCAAAGGGTGTCAACGACGAACTGCCGTTCGAGGCTGAGGAGCTGCGGATGACCCGCAAAGCGCCCGAGCCGGCAGGTAAGCCCGCCGCGCCGAGAAGGGCCGGGCGGGTCGCCGTGCCGCGGACTGCAGCACCTGCTCCCGCGGTCCCGCAACGCACTGCGCCGCCCACCGCTCCCGCGCCGACGCCCGCCGCCGCCGCGAAGGCTCCGGCCACGGCGGCGCCCGCGCCACCGGTGTCCCCTGTCCCGGCTTCCGCCGGTGCACCGGCGTCGCGTCGCCCGCGGAAGGCTCAGGGTGGGGTGTCGGTGACGATCCACGCCGGGCCCGAGAACGAATGGACGGTCACTCTCGCGCACGGTGCAAAGCGTCCGAGCAAGGCGGTTCCGGTCAGTCCGGACGCGGTGGATCGGGCCGTCCGTGAGCTAGGCGATCCTCAGGTTCTCGAGGCGGTCCAATCGGTCATTCTCGCTGCTCGCGAGGCTGCAGAGCAGCGAATTGCCGCCTTGAGCAAGGAACTCGAGGATGCGCGTAGGACGCTCGCGGCGCTGGGGGCGACGCCCTAG
- a CDS encoding adenylate/guanylate cyclase domain-containing protein, protein MELSTHLDSALLGLIQSEVEQTLLGGPRKYTRDQVAELAGVPLERAQRLWVSMGFAIDSDPDAVMFTDGDAAALRALVEFVDGGALAPDAAVAATRALGQSMSRLAEWQVAVLNSHLADELAAGLDQSGTLDEQALRTAVGTLTSQLLPTVEALQSYVWRRHLAAATARRAGSVGEDTAHRMLTVGFADMVGYTSLTRRIRVDELSGLLEEFESRTTAIITQGRGWVIKNVGDEVMFAAENASDAARIALALQEAFLGESGQPDLRVGLALGPVLVRFGDLFGAVVNIAARLTSAARPGTVLVDAELAAALAEDEELVLKPLRPLRVRGYSRLRAFALRPGRGPNV, encoded by the coding sequence GTGGAACTGTCCACGCATCTCGACTCGGCGCTGCTGGGCCTGATCCAGTCAGAGGTCGAGCAGACCCTGCTCGGCGGCCCCCGCAAATACACCCGGGATCAGGTCGCCGAACTGGCGGGCGTACCCCTCGAGCGGGCCCAGCGCCTGTGGGTATCGATGGGCTTCGCGATCGACTCCGATCCGGATGCGGTGATGTTCACAGATGGTGACGCCGCAGCGCTCCGGGCGCTCGTCGAGTTCGTCGACGGTGGCGCGCTGGCACCGGACGCGGCCGTCGCAGCTACCCGAGCCCTGGGCCAATCGATGTCACGGCTCGCGGAATGGCAGGTGGCGGTGCTCAATTCGCACCTCGCCGACGAACTCGCGGCGGGTCTCGATCAGTCCGGGACACTCGATGAGCAGGCCCTGCGCACCGCCGTCGGTACCCTCACCTCGCAGCTACTGCCGACCGTCGAGGCACTGCAGTCGTACGTGTGGCGACGCCATCTCGCCGCGGCGACTGCCCGCCGGGCCGGCAGCGTCGGCGAGGACACAGCCCACCGCATGCTCACGGTCGGTTTCGCGGACATGGTCGGTTACACAAGCCTGACCCGCCGGATCCGCGTCGACGAACTCAGCGGACTGCTCGAAGAGTTCGAGTCCCGGACCACCGCGATCATCACGCAAGGCCGCGGATGGGTGATCAAAAATGTCGGTGACGAAGTGATGTTCGCCGCCGAGAACGCCTCCGACGCGGCACGGATCGCACTGGCACTACAGGAGGCGTTCCTCGGCGAATCGGGGCAGCCGGACCTGCGGGTCGGCCTGGCACTCGGCCCCGTCCTGGTGCGCTTCGGCGACCTGTTCGGCGCAGTGGTCAACATTGCGGCTCGGCTCACGAGCGCCGCCCGGCCCGGCACCGTTCTGGTGGACGCGGAACTGGCGGCGGCGCTGGCGGAGGATGAAGAATTGGTCCTCAAGCCGCTACGCCCGCTCCGGGTCCGTGGCTACTCGCGGCTCCGCGCGTTCGCCCTACGGCCCGGCCGCGGGCCGAACGTTTGA
- a CDS encoding VOC family protein: MNPQLNAIGLVTTDLAASLSFYRLLGLDIPADAEDYPHVEATAGGIRVMWDTVEVVESFSGKWTPPTGSHRVALAFDCGTAAQVDAAWARFVAAGHGGTAPFDAPWGQRYASLVDPDGNAVDLFAPLPG; the protein is encoded by the coding sequence ATGAACCCTCAGCTCAACGCGATTGGTCTGGTGACGACGGATCTCGCCGCTTCCCTAAGCTTCTACCGCCTTCTCGGCCTCGACATTCCGGCCGATGCCGAGGACTACCCGCATGTCGAGGCGACGGCCGGCGGAATCCGGGTGATGTGGGACACCGTCGAAGTGGTCGAATCGTTCAGCGGTAAGTGGACGCCGCCCACCGGGAGTCACCGTGTCGCGCTCGCATTCGATTGTGGGACCGCCGCGCAGGTGGACGCGGCGTGGGCGCGGTTCGTGGCGGCGGGGCACGGCGGTACGGCGCCGTTCGACGCGCCGTGGGGCCAGCGCTACGCGAGCCTGGTGGATCCCGACGGCAACGCCGTCGACCTGTTCGCGCCGCTACCGGGCTGA
- a CDS encoding serine protease: MLKRLSLIFAVLAVIAAMLGVGTATAAPPKTVLGGGSGIVIDDMYQCTLTTIGYDNAGRLVGITAGHCGDAGATVVSESAPDAGVVGQFVVSNSDYDYAVLQFDPAKVQPVNTIGQVTITEIGKPAQFPAVACKQGRTTGHTCGVVYGDLLQSQETWTQMCVIEGDSGSPVVVGTTLVAMVNAYLGVACFGPELGTNMTSIIDNINASGGVGAGYRPI, encoded by the coding sequence ATGCTCAAGCGACTTTCCTTGATCTTCGCGGTGTTGGCGGTGATCGCCGCGATGCTCGGGGTCGGCACCGCCACCGCCGCGCCGCCGAAGACGGTACTCGGTGGCGGCTCGGGGATCGTGATCGACGACATGTACCAGTGCACGCTCACCACGATCGGATACGACAACGCCGGCAGACTCGTCGGCATCACGGCCGGTCACTGCGGTGACGCCGGCGCGACAGTAGTTTCGGAGTCCGCACCCGACGCCGGTGTCGTGGGCCAGTTCGTGGTGTCGAACTCCGACTACGACTACGCGGTCCTACAGTTCGACCCCGCGAAGGTGCAGCCGGTGAACACGATCGGTCAGGTCACGATTACCGAAATCGGAAAGCCCGCGCAGTTCCCGGCGGTCGCGTGCAAGCAGGGACGCACCACCGGACATACGTGCGGGGTGGTCTACGGCGACCTCTTGCAGAGTCAGGAGACGTGGACCCAGATGTGTGTCATCGAGGGCGATTCTGGCTCGCCGGTCGTCGTGGGCACTACGTTGGTCGCGATGGTGAACGCCTACCTCGGGGTGGCGTGCTTCGGGCCCGAACTCGGCACCAACATGACGTCGATCATCGACAACATCAACGCCAGCGGTGGCGTCGGGGCCGGATACAGACCGATCTAG
- a CDS encoding helix-turn-helix domain-containing protein, whose protein sequence is MDLVWRDGEVMVAGPDTGPIAVSASPLPSVGLRFPPGLLPHLLEVPAEQLRDSRIPLVDVVGRRMAAPLAGVDPTIAAAMFEDFGRSRLAVLGPVDPVVTVVATMLGAGTSVADVAAATDLSTRALHRLGTRSFGYGPKTLAGILRLQRARDLAGLGIPSAAVAAECGYVDQAHLIRESRRLTGRPFGEIRQPGSGANRSTALPSGSTRLA, encoded by the coding sequence ATGGACCTCGTGTGGCGCGACGGTGAGGTTATGGTCGCCGGGCCCGACACCGGCCCGATCGCGGTGTCGGCGTCACCGCTGCCCAGCGTCGGGTTGCGCTTCCCGCCGGGGCTACTCCCCCATCTCCTCGAAGTTCCAGCAGAACAGCTGCGCGACAGCCGAATCCCCCTGGTCGATGTGGTCGGACGCCGGATGGCCGCGCCGCTCGCCGGGGTGGATCCCACCATCGCGGCCGCAATGTTCGAGGACTTCGGCCGCTCGCGCCTGGCGGTGCTGGGGCCGGTCGATCCGGTCGTCACTGTCGTCGCCACGATGCTCGGCGCCGGTACCTCCGTCGCCGACGTTGCGGCGGCCACCGACCTGTCCACCCGCGCACTTCACCGACTCGGAACGAGGAGCTTCGGCTACGGACCGAAGACGCTCGCCGGGATTCTGCGGTTGCAGCGGGCTCGGGACCTCGCCGGCCTCGGCATTCCATCAGCTGCCGTGGCCGCCGAGTGCGGCTATGTGGACCAGGCGCACCTGATCCGTGAGTCGCGGCGCCTCACCGGACGCCCGTTCGGTGAGATTCGTCAGCCCGGTAGCGGCGCGAACAGGTCGACGGCGTTGCCGTCGGGATCCACCAGGCTCGCGTAG
- a CDS encoding diiron oxygenase — protein sequence MTPQTPAAPTTRPAPPVSDREDTARRLLASSARKSYDPMIEVDWDAPVPADKFGLTPEWSTLYGTPLWDEMSDEQKIRLTKHEAASVSSVGLWFEILLMQMLLRDVYGRDKHSRHVQFALTEVADECRHSVMFARAGERLGMPDYGPIPFIHKAGRIWGGFFRGANAYASVMAAEEILDMMQRDFMRDERVQPVTRTVSKIHVLEEARHIRFAREEVSRRLQGASRARLAAERVNTATVVYFVMKSMIHPDVYTNAGLDKKRALEAARTNTHHHDVIRTSGSKLMNFLDSVGLVGGPSKVLYKKVHLL from the coding sequence ATGACACCTCAGACTCCGGCGGCTCCGACGACCCGCCCGGCTCCGCCAGTGTCCGACCGCGAGGACACCGCACGCAGACTGTTGGCATCGTCCGCCCGCAAGTCGTATGACCCGATGATCGAAGTCGACTGGGACGCCCCGGTACCCGCCGACAAGTTCGGCCTCACCCCGGAGTGGAGCACGCTCTACGGCACACCCCTGTGGGACGAGATGAGCGACGAACAGAAGATCCGACTCACCAAACATGAGGCCGCCAGCGTCTCCAGCGTCGGCCTCTGGTTCGAGATCCTCCTCATGCAGATGCTGCTGCGCGATGTATACGGCCGCGACAAGCACTCCCGCCACGTGCAATTCGCACTCACCGAGGTAGCCGACGAGTGCCGCCACTCGGTAATGTTCGCCCGCGCCGGCGAACGCTTGGGGATGCCCGACTACGGGCCGATCCCGTTCATCCACAAGGCCGGTCGCATATGGGGCGGGTTCTTCCGCGGCGCCAACGCGTACGCCAGTGTGATGGCGGCGGAGGAAATCCTGGACATGATGCAGCGCGACTTCATGAGGGACGAGCGCGTCCAACCGGTTACCCGCACCGTCAGCAAGATCCACGTCCTCGAGGAGGCGCGACACATCCGTTTCGCCCGCGAGGAGGTAAGCCGCCGACTACAGGGCGCCAGCCGGGCACGGCTCGCCGCCGAGCGCGTCAACACCGCCACGGTGGTCTACTTCGTGATGAAGAGCATGATCCACCCCGATGTGTACACCAACGCCGGCCTCGACAAGAAACGTGCGCTCGAGGCCGCCCGCACCAACACCCACCACCACGACGTGATCCGTACGTCGGGTTCGAAACTCATGAACTTCCTCGACAGCGTCGGCCTCGTCGGCGGGCCGTCGAAGGTGCTCTACAAAAAGGTCCACCTGCTCTGA
- a CDS encoding lipid-transfer protein has translation MSSRTFVVGVGMTKFEKIESRDWEYPDMVAEAVGAALADAGILYDQVQRAAVGYVFQPSAAGQRALYETGLTGIPIVNVNNNCATGSSALMMAREWVQGGIVDVALAVGFEKMTKTALTGTGEMPTVTTLDEHLKVMTAKHEWGAGPMTAQLFGNAALEHMERYGTTAEQIASVAVKNHKHSVHNPYAQFRDEYTLAQVLDDKMIHPPLTRSQCSPTSDGAGAAIVASERFVREHGLEDQAIEIVAQALTTDTAEAFADQSMIDVVGAPMTRAAAAQVFAESGLTIEDVDVIELHDCFAINEIITYEALGLCGAGEGGKLVESGGTTYGGQWVVNPSGGLISKGHPLGATGLAQCAELTWQLRGKADARQVDGARVGLQHNLGLGGACVVTLYRAGTISASFEDPERGGQPVPTPAISEVRS, from the coding sequence ATGAGCAGTCGCACGTTCGTCGTCGGCGTGGGCATGACCAAGTTCGAGAAGATCGAGTCTCGGGACTGGGAGTACCCGGACATGGTGGCCGAGGCGGTGGGCGCCGCGCTCGCCGACGCCGGGATCTTGTACGACCAGGTCCAGCGCGCCGCGGTCGGGTACGTCTTCCAGCCGTCGGCGGCCGGTCAGCGCGCGCTGTACGAGACCGGTCTGACCGGAATCCCGATCGTCAACGTCAACAACAACTGTGCCACCGGTTCGTCGGCGCTGATGATGGCGCGCGAGTGGGTGCAGGGCGGCATCGTCGACGTCGCGCTCGCGGTGGGCTTCGAGAAGATGACCAAGACGGCGCTCACCGGCACCGGAGAAATGCCCACGGTCACCACGCTCGACGAGCACCTGAAGGTGATGACGGCCAAGCACGAGTGGGGCGCAGGCCCGATGACGGCGCAGCTGTTCGGAAATGCCGCGCTCGAGCACATGGAGCGCTACGGCACCACCGCGGAGCAGATCGCGTCCGTCGCGGTGAAGAATCACAAGCATTCGGTGCACAACCCGTACGCGCAGTTTCGTGACGAGTACACGTTGGCGCAGGTGCTGGACGACAAGATGATTCACCCGCCGCTCACCCGCTCGCAATGCTCGCCCACCTCCGACGGTGCAGGTGCCGCGATCGTCGCCAGCGAGCGGTTCGTTCGTGAGCACGGCCTCGAGGACCAGGCGATCGAGATCGTTGCGCAGGCACTGACCACCGATACGGCCGAGGCGTTCGCCGATCAGTCGATGATCGACGTTGTCGGTGCCCCGATGACGCGGGCCGCGGCCGCGCAGGTGTTCGCCGAGTCGGGTCTGACGATCGAGGACGTCGATGTCATCGAGTTGCACGACTGTTTCGCGATCAACGAAATCATTACGTACGAGGCTCTGGGCCTGTGCGGCGCGGGTGAGGGTGGCAAGCTCGTCGAGTCCGGCGGCACCACATACGGCGGCCAGTGGGTGGTCAATCCGTCCGGTGGTCTCATCTCGAAGGGCCACCCACTCGGCGCGACGGGACTGGCGCAGTGCGCCGAGCTGACGTGGCAGCTGCGCGGCAAGGCCGACGCCCGCCAGGTCGACGGCGCGCGAGTGGGCCTGCAACACAACCTCGGCCTCGGTGGCGCGTGCGTCGTCACGCTGTACCGCGCCGGGACCATCTCAGCGTCTTTCGAGGATCCGGAGCGAGGCGGTCAGCCGGTGCCGACCCCTGCGATCAGCGAGGTTCGGTCGTGA